One Malus domestica chromosome 11, GDT2T_hap1 genomic region harbors:
- the LOC103447880 gene encoding protein disulfide isomerase-like 1-4 isoform X1, producing the protein MASRLVLAFALSALLFFSHSVLCKDSHPTDDDDEDLSFLEEPTDHGDAAPHNPDSDHYDEDNFDDLGNYSDFDEGGDHEDSYKQPEVDEKDVVVLKAANFSDAVEKNRFMMVEFYAPWCGHCQALNPEYAAAATELKGEDVVLAKVDATEENELSQEYGVEGFPTIFFFIDGVHKPYTGHRTKEGIVTWIKKKIGPGIQNVTTLEDAERILTAESKVVLGYLNSLVGPESDELAAASRLEDEVTFYQTVDPKVAKLFHLDAEVKRPALVLLKKEAEKLSYFDGKFDKSAIAEFVFANKLPLVITFTRENAPQIFESTIKKQLLLFATSKDSEKVFPEFQKAAQLFKGKLIFVYVETDNEDIGKPVSDYFGVTSEAPTVLGYTGNDDGRKFVLDGEVTLANLKTFGEDFIEDKLKPFYKSDPIPETNDGDVKIVVGNNFDDIVLDESKDVLLEIYAPWCGHCQSLEPTYNKLAKHLRGIDSIVIAKMDGTTNEHPRGKADGFPTLLFFPAGNKSFDPIPVDCDRTVVAFYKFLKKNASIPFKLQKPASTPKSEGSAATESQGSSSSSDDSKDEL; encoded by the exons AGCTTCCTCGAGGAGCCCACTGACCACGGCGACGCCGCGCCGCACAATCCAGATTCGGACCACTACGACGAGGACAATTTCGACGATCTCGGGAACTACTCTGATTTCGACGAGGGCGGCGATCATGAGGACTCGTACAAGCAGCCGGAAGTGGACGAGAAGGACGTCGTCGTTTTGAAGGCGGCGAACTTCAGCGATGCGGTGGAGAAGAACAGATTCATGATGGTCGAGTTCTACGCGCCGTGGTGCGGACACTGCCAGGCCTTGAACCCGGAGTACGCGGCGGCAGCCACCGAGCTCAAGGGCGAAGATGTAGTTTTGGCCAAGGTTGACGCCACGGAGGAGAACGAGCTGTCGCAGGAGTACGGCGTCGAGGGTTTCCCGactatcttcttcttcattgatGGCGTTCATAAGCCTTACACAGGCCACAGAACCAA GGAGGGAATTGTAACCTGGATTAAGAAAAAGATTGGACCTGGAATTCAAAACGTGACCACATTGGAAGATGCTGAACGTATTTTGACTGCTGAAAGTAAAGTCGTTTTGGGCTACCTCAACTCTCTGGTG GGTCCTGAGAGTGACGAGCTTGCTGCTGCttcaagacttgaagatgaGGTCACCTTTTACCAAACTGTAGATCCCAAGGTGGCAAAACTTTTCCATCTTGATGCTGAAGTTAAGCGCCCTGCTTTGGTCCTGCTAAAGAAGGAGGCTGAGAAACTAAGTTATTTCG ATGGTAAATTTGATAAGTCTGCAATCGCCGAGTTTGTCTTTGCCAACAAGCTTCCTTTGGTTATCACTTTTACTAGGGAGAATGCCCCACAAATTTTTGAAAGTACAATCAAGAAACAG CTGTTGCTCTTTGCCACTTCAAAAGATTCAGAGAAGGTTTTCCCTGAATTTCAAAAGGCTGCACAACTTTTCAAAGGAAAG CTTATCTTTGTATATGTGGAAACGGATAATGAAGATATCGGAAAGCCAGTTTCAGATTATTTTGGTGTTACTAGTGAAGCTCCAACG GTTCTTGGGTATACCGGAAATGATGATGGTAGGAAATTTGTTCTTGACGGAGAGGTGACCTTGGCTAATTTAAAG ACTTTTGGGGAGGACTTTATTGAGGACAAACTTAAACCTTTCTATAAGTCAGATCCAATTCCTGAAACT AACGACGGGGATGTGAAGATAGTGGTTGGGAATAACTTTGATGACATTGTCTTGGACGAGTCAAAGGATGTTCTTCTTGAG ATTTATGCACCCTGGTGCGGGCATTGCCAATCTCTGGAGCCAACCTACAACAAGCTTGCCAAACATTTACGAGGCATTGACTCTATTGTTATAGCCAAGATGGATGGAACCACAAATGAGCATCCCAGGGGAAAG GCTGATGGTTTCCCCACGCTTCTATTCTTCCCAGCGGGAAATAAGAGCTTTGATCCA ATTCCCGTAGACTGTGACCGTACAGTGGTGGCATTCTACAAGTTTCTCAAGAAAAACGCATCAATCCCTTTCAAGCTCCAGAAGCCAGCATCAACGCCAAAATCTGAGGGGTCTGCTGCAACAGAAAGCCAAGGGAGCAGCAGCAGCTCAGACGATTCGAAGGATGAACTATGA
- the LOC103447880 gene encoding protein disulfide isomerase-like 1-4 isoform X2 → MASRLVLAFALSALLFFSHSVLCKDSHPTDDDDEDLSFLEEPTDHGDAAPHNPDSDHYDEDNFDDLGNYSDFDEGGDHEDSYKQPEVDEKDVVVLKAANFSDAVEKNRFMMVEFYAPWCGHCQALNPEYAAAATELKGEDVVLAKVDATEENELSQEYGVEGFPTIFFFIDGVHKPYTGHRTKEGIVTWIKKKIGPGIQNVTTLEDAERILTAESKVVLGYLNSLGPESDELAAASRLEDEVTFYQTVDPKVAKLFHLDAEVKRPALVLLKKEAEKLSYFDGKFDKSAIAEFVFANKLPLVITFTRENAPQIFESTIKKQLLLFATSKDSEKVFPEFQKAAQLFKGKLIFVYVETDNEDIGKPVSDYFGVTSEAPTVLGYTGNDDGRKFVLDGEVTLANLKTFGEDFIEDKLKPFYKSDPIPETNDGDVKIVVGNNFDDIVLDESKDVLLEIYAPWCGHCQSLEPTYNKLAKHLRGIDSIVIAKMDGTTNEHPRGKADGFPTLLFFPAGNKSFDPIPVDCDRTVVAFYKFLKKNASIPFKLQKPASTPKSEGSAATESQGSSSSSDDSKDEL, encoded by the exons AGCTTCCTCGAGGAGCCCACTGACCACGGCGACGCCGCGCCGCACAATCCAGATTCGGACCACTACGACGAGGACAATTTCGACGATCTCGGGAACTACTCTGATTTCGACGAGGGCGGCGATCATGAGGACTCGTACAAGCAGCCGGAAGTGGACGAGAAGGACGTCGTCGTTTTGAAGGCGGCGAACTTCAGCGATGCGGTGGAGAAGAACAGATTCATGATGGTCGAGTTCTACGCGCCGTGGTGCGGACACTGCCAGGCCTTGAACCCGGAGTACGCGGCGGCAGCCACCGAGCTCAAGGGCGAAGATGTAGTTTTGGCCAAGGTTGACGCCACGGAGGAGAACGAGCTGTCGCAGGAGTACGGCGTCGAGGGTTTCCCGactatcttcttcttcattgatGGCGTTCATAAGCCTTACACAGGCCACAGAACCAA GGAGGGAATTGTAACCTGGATTAAGAAAAAGATTGGACCTGGAATTCAAAACGTGACCACATTGGAAGATGCTGAACGTATTTTGACTGCTGAAAGTAAAGTCGTTTTGGGCTACCTCAACTCTCTG GGTCCTGAGAGTGACGAGCTTGCTGCTGCttcaagacttgaagatgaGGTCACCTTTTACCAAACTGTAGATCCCAAGGTGGCAAAACTTTTCCATCTTGATGCTGAAGTTAAGCGCCCTGCTTTGGTCCTGCTAAAGAAGGAGGCTGAGAAACTAAGTTATTTCG ATGGTAAATTTGATAAGTCTGCAATCGCCGAGTTTGTCTTTGCCAACAAGCTTCCTTTGGTTATCACTTTTACTAGGGAGAATGCCCCACAAATTTTTGAAAGTACAATCAAGAAACAG CTGTTGCTCTTTGCCACTTCAAAAGATTCAGAGAAGGTTTTCCCTGAATTTCAAAAGGCTGCACAACTTTTCAAAGGAAAG CTTATCTTTGTATATGTGGAAACGGATAATGAAGATATCGGAAAGCCAGTTTCAGATTATTTTGGTGTTACTAGTGAAGCTCCAACG GTTCTTGGGTATACCGGAAATGATGATGGTAGGAAATTTGTTCTTGACGGAGAGGTGACCTTGGCTAATTTAAAG ACTTTTGGGGAGGACTTTATTGAGGACAAACTTAAACCTTTCTATAAGTCAGATCCAATTCCTGAAACT AACGACGGGGATGTGAAGATAGTGGTTGGGAATAACTTTGATGACATTGTCTTGGACGAGTCAAAGGATGTTCTTCTTGAG ATTTATGCACCCTGGTGCGGGCATTGCCAATCTCTGGAGCCAACCTACAACAAGCTTGCCAAACATTTACGAGGCATTGACTCTATTGTTATAGCCAAGATGGATGGAACCACAAATGAGCATCCCAGGGGAAAG GCTGATGGTTTCCCCACGCTTCTATTCTTCCCAGCGGGAAATAAGAGCTTTGATCCA ATTCCCGTAGACTGTGACCGTACAGTGGTGGCATTCTACAAGTTTCTCAAGAAAAACGCATCAATCCCTTTCAAGCTCCAGAAGCCAGCATCAACGCCAAAATCTGAGGGGTCTGCTGCAACAGAAAGCCAAGGGAGCAGCAGCAGCTCAGACGATTCGAAGGATGAACTATGA